The Aeromicrobium yanjiei genome includes a region encoding these proteins:
- a CDS encoding aminotransferase class IV, with protein sequence MKTWVNGQLLKFPDEPVISPLDHGMIVGDGVFETVQISRNEPFALTRHLDRLVRSAEGLGIGTPDVGAVREGVEATMDGQDIEFGRIRVTVTSGRGPLGSPRGSEGLTYVVISEPCHRPPDVSSVVTVPWPRNERGALSGLKTTSYAENALMVEHALARGASEAVMANTRGQLCEGTGSNIFYVVEERLLTPTLAAGPLAGVTRALVLEWCAGEIDVAEQDAPIEVLQTADEVILVGTTRNVQAIAKVDDRELPAPGPITQRVQAIWAREVSRGMDP encoded by the coding sequence ATGAAGACATGGGTCAACGGCCAGCTGCTGAAATTCCCTGACGAGCCAGTGATCAGCCCGCTCGATCACGGCATGATCGTCGGCGACGGAGTCTTCGAGACGGTGCAGATCAGCCGCAACGAGCCGTTCGCGTTGACGCGGCACCTGGACCGGCTCGTGCGGTCCGCGGAAGGGCTCGGCATCGGCACGCCCGACGTCGGCGCAGTCCGTGAGGGCGTCGAAGCGACGATGGACGGCCAGGACATCGAGTTCGGGCGCATCCGGGTGACCGTGACCTCGGGCCGTGGGCCGCTCGGCTCTCCGCGCGGCTCCGAAGGCCTGACGTACGTGGTGATCTCCGAGCCGTGCCACCGTCCTCCCGACGTCTCGAGCGTCGTGACGGTCCCGTGGCCCCGCAACGAGCGAGGCGCGCTCTCGGGGCTGAAGACCACGTCGTACGCCGAGAACGCGCTCATGGTCGAGCACGCACTGGCCCGCGGCGCGTCCGAGGCCGTCATGGCGAACACGCGCGGCCAGCTCTGCGAGGGGACGGGCTCCAACATCTTCTACGTCGTGGAGGAGAGACTTCTCACACCCACTCTGGCGGCCGGCCCGCTCGCGGGTGTCACCAGGGCGCTCGTGCTCGAGTGGTGCGCCGGTGAGATCGACGTCGCGGAGCAGGACGCGCCGATCGAGGTGCTGCAGACCGCGGACGAGGTGATCCTCGTCGGCACGACGCGCAACGTGCAGGCGATCGCGAAGGTGGACGACCGGGAGCTCCCGGCGCCGGGGCCGATCACGCAGCGCGTGCAGGCGATCTGGGCGCGTGAAGTGTCGCGGGGGATGGACCCGTAG
- a CDS encoding glutathionylspermidine synthase family protein, which yields MRRVQTTARPDWLSLVEEQGLTYAVDRTGDGSEVPYWDETAYYEFTEDDVDYLERVTDELHTMAMQAAARMADDAQLIQRHKLPPGAGDLLARSLRDGAETSIYGRFDLAWDGTGPAKLLEYNADTPAGLVEAAVCQWMWLEDLHPERDQWNMLHEHLVKRWDEFRRTTGAEIVHFAVGQNEPTEDWATVAYLRDTAQEAGLETVGITIEEIGWHHERLTFVDVKDLEIAHCFKMYPTEWMLDSTFGPLVIDGSSRTRWIEPPWKLLLGSKALLPVMWEMFAGHENLLPSYFDAPYAMREYVTKPLFGWEGDGVEIHTPHVREAVEATHSAGQELVYQKYVELPDFDGNHPVLGTWVIGGRAAGLGVRESSNRITNTEARFVPHLMSTARSSPEQVAAWLAETGHTL from the coding sequence ATGAGACGTGTGCAGACGACGGCGCGGCCGGACTGGCTGAGCCTCGTGGAGGAGCAGGGCCTGACGTACGCCGTCGATCGCACCGGGGACGGGAGCGAGGTGCCGTACTGGGACGAGACCGCGTACTACGAGTTCACCGAGGACGACGTCGACTACCTCGAGCGCGTCACGGACGAGCTCCACACAATGGCCATGCAGGCGGCCGCGCGCATGGCGGACGACGCCCAGCTCATCCAGCGGCACAAGCTGCCTCCGGGCGCCGGCGACCTCCTCGCCCGGTCCCTGCGCGACGGCGCGGAGACGTCCATCTACGGCCGGTTCGACCTGGCCTGGGACGGCACCGGCCCCGCCAAGCTGCTCGAGTACAACGCCGACACCCCGGCCGGGCTCGTCGAGGCCGCCGTGTGCCAGTGGATGTGGCTCGAGGACCTGCACCCCGAGCGCGATCAGTGGAACATGCTGCACGAGCACCTGGTCAAGCGGTGGGACGAGTTCCGGCGGACCACGGGAGCTGAGATCGTGCACTTCGCCGTCGGCCAGAACGAGCCGACGGAGGACTGGGCCACGGTCGCCTACCTGCGGGACACCGCGCAGGAGGCCGGCCTCGAGACCGTCGGCATCACGATCGAGGAGATTGGCTGGCACCACGAGCGGCTGACGTTCGTCGACGTCAAGGACCTCGAGATCGCTCACTGCTTCAAGATGTACCCGACCGAGTGGATGCTGGACTCCACGTTCGGCCCGCTCGTGATCGACGGCTCGTCCCGCACGCGCTGGATCGAGCCGCCGTGGAAGCTGCTCCTGGGCTCCAAGGCGCTGCTCCCCGTGATGTGGGAGATGTTCGCGGGCCACGAGAACCTCCTGCCCAGCTACTTCGACGCCCCGTACGCGATGCGCGAGTACGTGACCAAGCCGCTGTTCGGGTGGGAGGGCGACGGCGTCGAGATCCACACCCCGCACGTCCGCGAGGCGGTCGAGGCGACGCACTCGGCCGGCCAGGAGCTCGTCTACCAGAAGTACGTCGAGCTGCCCGACTTCGACGGCAACCACCCGGTGCTGGGCACGTGGGTCATCGGCGGACGCGCGGCCGGGCTCGGTGTGCGCGAGTCGAGCAACCGCATCACCAACACCGAGGCGCGCTTCGTCCCCCACCTCATGTCCACCGCGCGGTCCTCCCCCGAGCAGGTCGCTGCCTGGCTCGCCGAGACCGGGCACACCCTGTGA
- a CDS encoding DUF350 domain-containing protein encodes MDLLSSVGYALAYAAMGLAVLGVGYLVLDLLTPGRLGEHIMQNASVNAAIVTAAGILGLGGIVFTAIWTNGDSSFGAALGWTIAFGLVGVVMQAAAFRLLDLITPDDLSKIVTLPGFHPASLVAAATQVSVSLVIVACIA; translated from the coding sequence ATGGACCTGCTGAGCTCAGTTGGATACGCGCTGGCCTACGCGGCGATGGGCCTCGCGGTCCTCGGAGTCGGCTATCTCGTGCTCGACCTGCTGACCCCGGGACGGCTCGGGGAGCACATCATGCAGAACGCCTCGGTGAACGCGGCCATCGTCACCGCGGCCGGCATCCTCGGGCTCGGCGGGATCGTCTTCACCGCGATCTGGACCAACGGCGACTCCTCGTTCGGCGCCGCCCTGGGCTGGACGATCGCGTTCGGGCTCGTCGGGGTGGTGATGCAGGCGGCAGCGTTCCGTCTCCTCGACCTCATCACGCCCGACGACCTGTCCAAGATCGTCACGCTTCCCGGCTTCCACCCGGCCTCGCTCGTCGCCGCGGCCACCCAGGTCTCGGTCTCGCTCGTGATCGTGGCCTGCATCGCCTGA